A segment of the Lycium ferocissimum isolate CSIRO_LF1 chromosome 10, AGI_CSIRO_Lferr_CH_V1, whole genome shotgun sequence genome:
AAAATATTCAGAATTAGACTAAGAGGCATACAGTGTCACGGTAAATGCTTACCCGCACCTCGACTGCCTGAAATGAAAGGAGAATCCATCCCAGAAGTCACGTCTTTCGgtacaagaattgaagtgaagtAGATGTATATATTTGCACAGATCAGTCACCAGGTCTTTCTTGATTGTAACGAGCCTTAGAACTAGTATTTGTCTTCTATGGTTGTTCATTTTCTGAGTTTTCTCTCATATCCCTAACAACCACATGGAACATTAAATACTCAATACGACAGCATGTCTGACGTAGTACAAAGAAAATAGATGCTATCCCACGGCTGAGGTGGAGGCAGAGTAAAGTACGGGTTTGACATAAACCCAATGCAAAATTTACTAGTTATACTAATTCAGATTCACGTCGAATATTATATCTATTAAGACGTTGGTCGTCATCTCTTTCACTACATTAGCTAATTCCTACTTTTATCATATCAAATTATCTATCATGCTTCTCTTTCACACACCCATTAAGAAAACATTAGTTAGAAAggatttttcccttttttacctcatttatttcttaaaatatagtctctcttcattaaatatttattctgcTCCACtattaaggaaaaattgaaaaataatatttttgtcttcaacttctaaaataaaaaataatttgagattATAGTTTTAGAAATCACAGAGAGaggagacagagggagtatttcaTAACGTGTAGTAGTGATCGAAAGAGATGACTGGATCTAAGCTAAGTAAATTGCAaataattcataaacattcaAAATCCCAGTACATTTAATAATATGTAAAAATTCAATAGATAGAAACAGAGCAGGCAATCACAAAAGGGAGTTCAAAAGAAGAACCCCGTTTATTTATtggtaaaagtatttattttgacTAATTTTCACACTATATAGTATGACTTTAACACACCTAGAAAACTTATAGTATTTAAAGACCAGATTTGACCACATAGAAAATTGGGACACATAAATTTCAAGGGCATTTAGGCTTGCCCTTAGAGTTCTTCTTGTCCCTGTAGCAAGGGCACTCATGCTTGTTCCCATAAGTTCCAGAAGGCACACACTTGCATTCTTCACAACAAATCCCACAATACTTCAAGCATCTGT
Coding sequences within it:
- the LOC132033447 gene encoding snakin-1 — protein: MKLLLATLLLVTLVLTPSLIQTSMAGSSYCDSKCKQRCSKAGLTDRCLKYCGICCEECKCVPSGTYGNKHECPCYRDKKNSKGKPKCP